CGAGTCCACGAACACGTTCGTGTAGCCCTGGAAGTCGAACGTCAGCACCGCGAGCGTGCGCGCCACCGTGTACAGGTCGGAGGCCACCGACGGGCCCACCTCGGCGACCTCCGGCGCCTGGTAGCCGACGGTGCCGTAGATCGCCGACTCCTCGTCGTCCATCCTGCGGACCGCGCCCATGTCGATGAGCTTGAGCTGGTCCTCGGACTGGATCGCGTTGTCGACCTTGAAGTCGCAGTAGAGCAGATTGCGGCTGTGCAGATGCCCGAGGGCCTCCAGCGCCTCGATGCCGTACGCGCACGCCTGCTCGACCGGCAGCGGGTCGCGCTTTCCGTCCGGGCCGCGCCGCTCGTTGGCGATCTCCTTGAGCGCCTTGCCGCCCACGTACTCCATGACGATGTAGCCGTCCATGGAGCCGGTCCGCTGGTCGAGGTGTTCCACGAAGTTGTAGATACGGACGATGTTGGAGTGCTCGATCTCCGCGAGGAAGCGCCGCTCGGAGATCGCCGCCTCCATGGCGTCCTGGTCGCCCGTGTCGAGCAGACCCTTGAGGACCACCCAGCGGTCGGAGACCGCGCGGTCGACGGCGAGATAGATCCAGCCCAGACCGCCGTGCGCCAGACAGCCCGCGACCTCGTACTGCCCGTGGACGATGTCGCCCTCGCGCAGCTTCGGCACGAACGAGTACGGGTGGCCGCACTTGGTGCAGAACCCCTCCGTACGCCCCGGCCGCTCCCCGCGCGAACGGCCCACCGGAGCACCGCAGTCGGAACGCGAGCAGTACCGCTTGCGCTCCGGGACCTCGGCGCTCGCCATCACCGCCGAGCGCGGATCGGGCCTCGGCACGTCCGGTACGGAGACGAGGCCCGCGCCCAGCCGGTTGCGCCCCGAAGCGGCGGTGGAGGCGCCGGAGCTGCGGACCGAGACCGACCGGCTGGAGAGCCGGCCGGACAGTGAACGCGACAGCCGCCCCGAGACCGAACGCCGCGACGTCGACGAGCGCGAGGAGGCGCGCGACGACGCGCGGGACGAACCGCTGCGCGCCGAACCGCTGGTCCGGCCGCTGCCCTTGCTGTCCCTGCCGCCGCCGGTGATCCCGGTCGGCGGGGAGGACACCATGCCGGTCGGTGAGACGACCGGTGCCAGACCGCAGGTGTCGCAGTACAGCTCACCGCCGCCCATGTCCTCGTAACCGCCCTCGCAACCGGGGCGCTGGCAACTCCTCGTCCCGCTCATCGGTCCCCCCGTTCGCCCACGTCGTTCGTCCCGTTCGTTCCGTCGGTGCCGCCCGGTCTCCCGGTCACCGCCCTGTCGGCGCTCACACGTTCCCCCCGCGGTCGGCGGGCCCGGTCCGCCGCTGCTCCAGTGCCTCGGCGGCCGCCTGCTGGTAGCGCAGCACCGCCTGTTCGGCGACGCGCAGATCGCAGGGGGCGCTCCAGAGCATCCGGCGGGCCGCGTCGTAGCGCTCGGTCAGCACCAGGTCCTCGGCGAGCCCGTGCCTGGCGACCTTCGCCTTGTACGCGTCGAGCCTGCCGCGCAGCTCGGCCCGGACCGCGAGCGGGGCCGTGACGGCCGTCAACGACTCGCGGGCCCGGTGCAGTTCGTCCTCCGCCTCGCGCTCCAGGGACTCCAGCAGCGGGGAGAGGCGGTGCCACTGCGCGTGTCTGCGGTACTCGGCGGCCGTCGACAGGCGCTCCTGGAGCGCCGTCGAGGGACCGCTCACCGCGGGCACCTCCGACGCGGCGATCTTCGCCAGCACCTCGCCGCGGGCCGACCGCGCCTCGGTGAGCGTACGGTCGGCGCGCGACAGCACGTCCCGCAGCCGCAGCAGCCGCGCCTCCGAGTCCTGCCGCACCGTCAGGACCGCGTCGATCTCCCGGCGTACGTCCTCCAGCGCGCGGGCCGCCCGGTCGTAGCGCTCGGTGTCGGGCCGGCCGCCACCGGGCGCCGAACTGCCGTGCACCGGCCGCCAGAAGGCCAGCGGATCGGAGATCACCTGGGCGCGCAGCGTGGACAGCTCATCGGTGATGGCCTCCAGCTCGTCACCCGCCGGGTGCTCCCCGGGCCGCACCCCGGCGGAGTGCGCCAGCGAACGGGTGCGGTTCAGCTCGGCGGCCAGCAGGTCTATCCGGGCGGGCAGCGCCGACCAGACGGAGTCCGACGCCACGACCATGTCCAGCGACTGCGCGTACAGCTCGTTCATCCGCGCGACCAGTTCGGCGAGCGTGAACTGCTCGGAGAGCTTCGCCGGTCCGGCGAGGGAGGGGGCGGCGGTGGCGGAGCCCGCGACCGTGACGCTGCGGCCGCGCAGCTTCTCGGTCAGGTCCACCAGGTCCTGCTGGTTGAGCCAGCGCAGCCGGGCGCGGGCCTCGCGGGCGTCGCGCAGGGCGGCGGCGTAGGCGTCGAAGTAGCTCCACAGAAGGGTGATGGTCTGTTCGGTGGTGGCCCAGCGGTCCTTGGTGACTCCGGTGAGGGAGGCTCCTTCGAGCAGCCGCCGGCCCGCGTGGTCCTGGAGGGCGAGCAGGGACGTCTCGATCGCCTCGTGCTCCGCGCCGAGGCGCGCGAGGGCACGGTCCGTCTCGTCCCGGTCCATGGCGGGACCGGCCGACTTTCCCGTCGAACCGGGGAAGGAGCCCGCGTCGCCCATCGATCACCTCTCCGCTCTGCCCTGACCGCCGGCGCCGTTCCCCGGTGCCGGTGCGCGATCTTCCGTCTGGTCCCGCCTCTTCGAGGCGTCGGTGCCCGGATCCCCGGTCCCCGGCCTCAGTTCTCGACCTCGGCTCTCAATCCTTGTACTTGGCCTTGGGGGCCGCGGTTATGCCTGGCAGACCGTCCTTCAGCCACTGGTTGTACGAACGCATCCAGAGGCTGCCGGCACCGCCCGCGCGGTAGCCCTCCAGGACCTTGTTGACCCGGCGCACCAGATCGTCGCTGCCGAGCTTGGCCGCGACGCCGTAGAACTCCTCGGTGAACGGCTCGCCCACCAGCTCGACCGCCGGATCCTGTGCCGCCTGGCCGGCCGCGAGCGCGTTGTCGGTGACGACCGCGTCGACCTCGCCCATCTGGAGCCGCACCAGGCAGTCCAGCTGGTTCGACACCGTCAGCTTGTCCTCGTCCCGGTCGGTCCCGTCGTGCTCGTCCTTGAAGATCGCGCCGAACGACTTCTCCGCGAGCGCGTCGTACGCCGTCGAGCCCGACGCCGAACAGACCCGCTTGCCGGACAGCGACTCGTCGTAGCCCGTGATGTCCGAGCCCTTCGGGACGAGCACCTGCTGGCCGGCCTGGAAGTAGGCGGTGGAGAAGGAGACCTTCTCGAGCCGCTTGCAGTTGATCGTCATGGTCCGTACGACCAGGTCGACCGTGCCGTTCTCCAGGGACTGTTCGCGCAGATTGGTGGGGATGGCGCGGAAGATGATGTCGTCGGGGGAGCCGAGGATGTCCTTGGCGATCTCCCGCGCGAGGTCGATGTCGAAGCCCTCGATGGTGCCGGTGGCGGGGTTGCGATAGCCCCAGCTGAAGCTGTTCTGGTCGATGCCGACGACCAGTTTGCCCTGGGTCCTGATGCGTTCGAGGGCCGGACCGTCCGCGTTGTCGGGCCGCAGACTGCGCTCCGGCTCGACGCAGTCCGGCGCCTCGGCGGCGGCGGGCGCGGCCTCGGCCGTGACGTGCCGCGGCTCCCCCCCCTCGCCGGTCCGGCTGTCGCGTGACAGCGGCAGGAGGGCGAGCGTCGCCGTCAGCGCGACGGCCGCGGCGACCGTGACTCCCGTACGGCGGGCGGTCGGGCGTCGGTCGGTCCCCTGCGGCCGGTACGGCTCGCGCGGCCCGTCCGTGCCCGTCGGCTCCGTGGCGTCGGCTGTCATTCCTCCCCCTGTCACCGGTACTCCGAAAGCCTGCGGTTGATACCCAGGATCGCGCCCACCGCGCCGAGCAGGGCCAGCACGACGGCCCCGATCGACAGACCCGTCAGCGCGTCCCGGCCGGAATCGGCGGCGTCGGTGAACTCCCGCTGCTCGTGGCCGATCGCCTTCTCCAGCGCGTCGTCCACCCGGTCGAACGACTCGCCCGTCGAGTCCTTGTCACCGATGACCTTCGCCAGCGCGCCCTCGTAGTCACCGGCCTTGTCGGTGTCGTTCGCCGACTTGTGCAGCTTCTGCCACTCGGTGGCCGCCGTGCGGGCGACGCCCACCGGCTCGGAGCCGGCGCTGTCGTCGGCGAGCTTCCGCGCCTTCTCCAGCGCGGCACCGAGCTCCTTCATGTTCGCCTGGTGGTCCGTCTCGTACCGGTCGCCGCCGTCCTTCGTCAGGACGGCGCCGCGTGCGACCAGCGTCAGGTTCTCGTTCGCCCGCGCCTTCAGTGAGCTGATCCGGGCGTCGTTGAGGACCGTCAGCGACGCCTGGCCGTGCGCGTTCGCGTCGTTGAGCTGCGTACGCGCCACCGTGTGGCCCACCGCCAGCCACAGCAGCACGACCGCGGCGGTGGCCGTCGCCGCCAGCAGACCGTGGTTGAACACCCTGTTCGTCCGGCGGTAGTTGCGCCGCTGCGCCCAGGCCAGCACACCCAGCGCCACGACACCGGCCGCGAGGGACAGCAGCGGCCATGCCCGCGCGTCCCCCTGGTCCCGGTCGAGCTGCGCCGTCTCCGACGCGTACAGCTTCTCGGCCGCCGGCAGGATCTCCTTCGTCATCTTCTGGTTGGCGTAGCGCAGATAGGCGCCGCCCAGCGGCAGTCCCTGCCGGTTGTTGGCCCGCGCGCGCTCGATCAGACCCGTGTAGAGCGGGAGCTGTTCGTTGAGCGTGGCGATCTGGCTGCGGGACTCGCTGGAACCCTCCGTGTTCGCCGCTGCCTTGACCAGCAGCAGGGACGCGGTCTCGATGTCGTCCTTGTAGAGCTGCTGCACCTTCGCCGGTTCCTGCGCGCCCGCCAGGAAGCCGCTCGCGGCGGCCGTGTCGGCGCCGGCCAGCGAGCGGTAGATGTTCGCCGCGTCCGCGCTCAGCGGCTGGCTGCGGTCGACGACGTCGTCGGCGGCGACGGCCCGGTCGCCGACCTCGAAGGCCGTCACCGCTCCGAACACCACGACCAGCAGGGCCAGCAGGGCTCCGATGATCTGGAGCCGGCCCGGCTCCGTCGTCGCCGCCGCGCGCAGGCGCGCCTTGCCCTCGGCCCACGCGCCGTGCCGCGCGAGCGGTGGCGCGGGTGGCGGAGCCGGTGGCGCGGGCGCGTGCGGCGGTGCCGGAACAGGCGCTGTGCGCACATTCGGCGGGTATGTCACTTGACCTCCCCCTAGGTCCTGTCGACGGCGTCGCGCTCTTCGGCGGACCGTGGGACGACTCCCGGCCAGCAGTATGGCCGCAGGGACCGGCGTCCACACAAGCCTTGACTGGATCTTGTGCGGACGGAGCCCGCCGACGGAACACGATCTCCCCGGCGTGCTCCCCCCATTGAATACGTCGGTGGCCCGTGATCGGTTCCCGAACGTGAGGGTCCGATCACGGGTCCGGAGGGTGGGCGCGCCCGGAACGCGCCCGGAAATACGCGGGGAATGTGCCCGGCGCGGGCCCGGTTCGCGCCCGGCGCGACGACCGCGCCGGGCGTAGTCACACGTCAGGCGTAGTGCGCGCGCAGTCTGGCGTGCGCCTCGGGCGCGGCGCCGGTGTGATCCAGTCCCAGCAGCCCGGCACCCAGCACCGGCGGCGCCGTCACCACCCCCACCACCGCCTTCGGAGCGCGGGCCGCGAGCAGTTCGCGGATCCCGTCGTCCAGCTGCGGGTGCCTGGCCGCCAGCACACTGCCGCCCAGCAGCACCGGCACCTCCTCGTCCAGCAGCCCCAGCCGCTCCAGCGCCACCCCCGCCAGCGCCACGACCTCGGCGGCGAGCCGGTCGACCACCGACCGGGCCACCGCGTCGCCCGCCGCCGCCGTCGCGAAGAGGACCGGCGTCAGCTCGTGCCTGCGCTCGTAAGGGATGTGTCCCAGATGCAGCGCCTCGATCAGCGCGTACACCGAGCCGAGGCCGAAGTGCGCCGGCACCGTACGCATCAGGTCCGTCGGCTCGCCCCGCCCGTCCTCGGCGCGCGCCGCGAACCACAGCGCCTCCTCGGAGAGCCCGGAGCCGCCGCCCCAGTCGCCGGAGATCCGGCCGATCGCGGGGAAGCGCGCCGTACGCCCGTCCGGCAGCATGCCCACGCAGTTGATGCCCGCGCCGCACACGACGGCGACTCCGCGCGGTTCGGCGCCGCCGGGCAGCCCGGCACGCAGTATCGCGAAGGTGTCGTTGCGCACCTCCGTGGTGCGGCCCCAGCCGCGCCGCTGCACCGCCGCCGCCAACTCCCGCTCCTCCACCGGGAGATCGGCGTTGGCCAGACAGGCGGAGACATGCCCGGCGATGGCGTCCGTACGCAGGCCCGCGTCCGCCGCCGCGTCGGCGACGATCGCGGCGAGCCGGTCGATCGCCGGTTCCACGCCCACGACGGGCGGCTGGAAGCCGCCGCCGCGGGCAGCGCCGAGCACATACCCGTCCGCACCGATCACGGTCACATCGGTCTTGCTGTTCCCGGCGTCGACGGCCAGGACGCTCCCGCGTCCCGCCGCCGGCTCGGTCCGGCTCATGCCCACGCGAGGTGCTCCCGGTTGTGCGCGATCAGGCGGTCGGTGAGGCCCTCGGCGTACTCGTACTGACCGATCAACGGGTGGGACAGCAGCGCCTTGTAGACGCGGTCGCGGCCACCGTGCAGCGCGGCGTGCAGCGCCAGGTCCTCGTACGCGGTCACGTTCGCGATCAGCCCCGCGTACAGCGGGTCGACCTCGGCCACGGCCAGCGGTGTCGCCCCGGAGGCGTCGATCCCGGCCTGGACCTCGATCACCGCGTCGTCGGGGAGGAACGGCAGGGTGCCGTTGTTGTACGTGTTGACGACCTGGACCGGGCTGCCGCCGCGGCCCCCCTCACCGAGCAGCGAGGCGGCCAGATCGACCGCGGCCTCGCTGTAGAAGGCGCCGCCCCGCTTGGCCAGCAGCTCGGGCTTCTCGTCCAGCGCCGGGTCCCCGTACATCTCCAGCAACCGCGCCTCCATCTCGGCCACTTCCGCGGCCCGCGACGGCTTCGTGCCCAGCTCCCGGACGACCTCGTCGTGCGCGTAGAAGTAGCGCAGGTAGTAGGAGGGCACCACCCCGAGGGTGTCGAGCACCCGGCGCGGCAGCCGCAGGTCGTCGGCGATCGCGTCGCCGTGCTCGGCGATCAGCTTGGGCAGCACGTTCTCGCCGTCGGGACCGCCGAGCCGTACGCTCCGCTCCCACGTCAGATGGTTGAGCCCGATGTGCTCCAGATGGACGGCCGAGGGGGCCACGTCCAGCAGCTTCGCGAACTTCCGCTGGAAGCCGATCGCGACGTTGCACAGCCCGATCGCCTTGTGCCCGGCCTGGAGGAGGGCGCGCGTCACGATCCCCACCGGGTTGGTGAAGTCGATGATCCACGCGTCCGGGTTGGCGCGCCGTACCCGCTCGGCGATGTCCAGCACGACCGGGACCGTACGCAGCGCCTTGGCGAGACCGCCCGCGCCCGTCGTCTCCTGGCCGACGCAGCCGCACTCCAGCGGCCATGTCTCGTCGCCCAGGCGCGCGGCCTGCCCGCCGACGCGCAGTTGGAGCAGGACGGCGTCGGCGCCGGCGACGCCCGCGTCCAGATCGGACGTCGTGACGATCGTGCCGGGGTGCCCCTGCTTGGCGAAGATCCGCCGCGCCAGACCGCCCACCAGCTCCAGCCGGTCGGCCGCCGGGTCGACGAGCGTGAGCTCACTGATCGGGAGCGTGTCCCTCAACCGGGCGAAGCCGTCGATCAACTCAGGTGTATAGGTGGACCCGCCACCCACTACTGCGAGCTTCATGTGTGTTGCTAGCCCTTCACTCCGGTCAGTGTGACGCCCTCGACGAAGGCCTTCTGTGCGAAGAAGAAGACGAGGATCACGGGGGCCATGACCAGTACGGTCGCGGCCATGGTCAGATTCCAGTCGGTGTGGTGCGCGCCCTTGAAGGATTCCAGCCCGTAACTGAGCGTCCAGGCGGCCGGGTTCTCCGACGCGTAGATCTGTGGACCGAAGTAGTCGTTCCACGCGTAGAAGAACTGGAACAGCGCCACCGCGGCGATGCCCGGCTTCGCCATCGGCAGGACGACCCTGATCAGGGTACGGAACTCGCCGCAGCCGTCGACGCGGGCCGCGTCCAGGTACTCGCCCGGGATCGTCAGCAGGAACTGCCTCAGCAGGAAGATGGAGAACGCGTCGCCGAACGCCATCGGGATGATCAGCGGCCAGAGCGTGCCCGACAGGTCGAGCTGCTTCGCCCAGAACAGATACATCGGGATGATGACCACCTGGGGCGGCAGCATCATCATCGAGATGACGAGCATCAGCGACAACTGCCGCCCGCGGAAACGGAACTTGGCCAGCGCGTACGCCACGGGGATCGAGGAGACCACCGACAGGACGGTCCCCAGACCCGCGTACAGCAGGGTGTTCTTCCACCAGGTCAGAAAGCCCGGTGTGTCGAGGACCTTGGTGTAGTTGCCCCACTCCCAGGTGTTCGGGGTGAGGTCGCGGGTGAGTGCCTGCTGGTCGCTCATCACCGAGGTGAGGAAGAGGAAGACGAACGGCAGTACGAAGAACAGTGCCGCCGCCACGCCGAGCGAGTGCACGGCGATCCAGTGCAGCACCGCCCTGCGGCGCGCGGTACGGGCCGCCGGTGTGCGCGTGCCGTCCGTGGGCCGCACGGGCCCGGAGGGGGCGTCGAGCAGTTGTGGGGTCATGGTCAGTCACCCGTTCCGATCAGTCCGCCGCGACGCCGCATCAGGAACGCGGTGAAGACCATCGCCAGGGCGAACAGCACGAGCGCGACGACGCAGGCGGCGCCGTAGTCGAAGCGCTGGAAGCCGAGGTTGTAGACGAGCTGCGGCAGGGTCAGCGTCGACTTGTCGGGGTAGCCGGGCTCGAACTGCTGGCCGGAGCCGCCGATCACACCGGAGGCGACCTTGCCCGCGACCAGTGGCTGTGTGTAGTACTGCATCGCCTGGATCACTCCGGTGACCACGGCGAACAGCACGATCGGCGAGATGTTCGGCAGCGTCACGTAGCGGAAGCGGTGCCAGGACGACGCGCCGTCCAGCTCGGCCGCCTCGTACTGCTCCTTCGGTACGTCGAGCAGCGCGGCCATGAAGATCACCATCAGGTCACCGATGCCCCAGACGGCCAGCATCGTCAGCGCCGGCTTGGACCAGGAGGCGTCGTTGAACCAGCCCGGTGTGGGCAGCCCGAGATCGCCGAGGATCGCGTTGACCGGCCCCGTACCGGGGTTGAGGAGGAACACGAAGGCGAGCGTGGCCGCGACGGGCGGCGCCAGGTACGGCAGGTAGAACAGGGTCCGGAAGACCCCCGTGCCCGTCTTGATCCTGGTGATCAGCATGCCGACCCCGAGACCGAACAGGACCCGGCAGGAGACCATCACCAGGACCAGCCACAGCGTGTTGCGCAGGGACGGCCAGAACATCGGGTAGTCGCTGAAGACGTAGCTCCAGTTCCCGAGTCCGTTCCAGACGGGGGAGTTGAAGCCGTCGTACTTCATGAAGGAGAAGTACACGGTCGACAGGAGCGGATACGCGAAGAAGACCGTGAACCCGATCAACCAGGGGGACATGAACGCCACCGTCCGCAGCGCGCTCCTGCGCCGTTTCGAACGGAGAGTGTTGCCGGACATCAGTCGGCTTCCCCGGCCCGCTACTTGGCCTGCTCTATGTCGCGGTCGATCTGCTTCGCGGTCTCTTCCAGGCCCTTCTGGAGGTCCTTCACGGCGCCCTTCTCGTACTGGTAGCCGAAGTCCTGGAGCGTCGTCTGGTACGTCGCGCCGTTGATCGCGCCGTCGGGGGTGCTGGACTGCGGGTGCTGCGCGATGTCGAGGAACGTCTTGAAGCGGGGGTCGAACTCCAGGTCGGGCGACTTCAGCGCGGCGAGCGTCGAGGGCACGTTGCGGATGCCGTTGGCGAACTCCACGACCGCCTTCGTGTCGGTGGTCATGTACTTCACCAGCTCCCACGCGGCGTTCTGCTTCTTGCTCTGCGGCGCGATGCCCATGATCGTGCCGGAGAGGAAGCCCTTGCCGTAGCTGTCGGCCTCGTCGTCGGCGACGGGCATCGGCGCCACGCCGATCTCGAAGTCGGCGCCCGCGTCCTCGGCCATGCCGAGCCGCCACTCGCCGTCCAGCTGCATCGCGACCTGGCCGGTGTGGAAGGGGTGCTTGGCGCCCCACTCGTCACCGAAGGTGGAACGGAACTTCTCCAGCTTGCCGAAGCCGCCGAGGTCCTCCACGAGCTTCTTCTGGTAGGTGAACATCTCGGCGAACGCCGGGTCCTTGGCGATGTTGGACTTGCCGTTCTCGTCGAAGTACGCGTGGTCCCAGCTCGACATGTAGTGGTCCACGACCGTCTCGTAGCCGTGGTAGGTCGGCATCATGCCGACCCGCTCGTAGCTGTCGCCCTTGGGCTTCGTGAGCTTCTTCGCGACGGTGGCCAGCTCGGACATCGTCTTCGGCGGGGCCGTGATGCCGGCCTCCTTGAAGGCGTCCTTGTTGTAGTACAGCCCGTACGCGTCGCTGAGCAGCGGCAGCGCGCAGCGGTCGCCCTCGAACTCGGTGTACTGGAGCAGCACCTTCGGGAACGTCTTCGCCAGGTCTATCTTGTCCTTCTTTATGAAGGGGGCGAGGTCGGCGAAGGCGCCGGACGAGCAGAACTTGCCCACGTTGGAGGTGGTGAAGGACGACACGACGTCCGGGCCCTTCGAACCGCCCGCGCGCAGCGCCTGGTTGAGCTTGTCGTCGTTGATGTTGCCGACGACGTTGACCTTGATGTTGGGGTGCGCGTCCTCGAAGCGGCCGATGTTGTCCTTGATCGCCTTCACCTCGGAGGGCGCGCTCCAGCCGTGCCAGAAGGTGATCGTGGTCTTGGCGTCCGGATCGTCCGACGCGGAGTTGCCGGACTGCCCGGTACACGCGGCGGTGAGGACGGACAGCGCGGCGACCGCGACGGCGGAAGCGGTCAGACGGCGGTTTCTGGGCATGACGGAACTCCCGGTGTCGGTCGGGTCCTGAAAGGGATGTGGTGGGGCCTTGCGGGGGGTCTGGGGGGGCCTTGGGACGGTCTGTGGGCCTGGGGGCCCGGTTTCGGCGGGTCGCCGCTCCGGTGGGCCGGCGGATCAGCGGGAGGTGTCGAAGACCTCGTCGCGGGTGGTCGCGAGGGCGCTCTCCAGCGCACCCCGCAGCACGGGATGTTCCCGCACCTCTCCGACGACCAGCCGGGGCCTGGAGGCGGCCAGTTCGGCGAGTTCCGCCTGGACGAGCGCGCGCAGCGGTTCGCCGCCCGCGGCGGTCACCCCGCCCGCGAGGACGATGAGTTCGGGGTCGAGCACCGCGGTCACGGAGGCCAGGCCGGTGGCGAGCCGCTGCGCGAACAGCCGCAGCAGTTCGGCCAGCCGCGGGTCCTCCTCGTGTCCGGCGGCCGCCTTAGTCAGGAGGGCGGCGGCGACGTCCGCGTACGGCTGCTCCGGTGTCTCGATGCCGAGACCGCGGGCGAGGCGCGGTACGGACTGGGCGCCCGCCAGCTCCTGGAAACCGCCGCTGTTGGCCTTGACCACCTGGCGTACGAGGGGAGTGCCCGGCACCGGCAGGAAGCCGACCTCGCCGGCGCCCCCGGTGAAGCCGCGGTGCAGCCGGCCGCCGATGACCAGTGAGGCGCCGAGACCTTCCTGGTTCCACAGGAGGACGAAGTCGTCGTGGCCGCGGGCCGCTCCCAGCCGCTGTTCGGCGACCGCGGCGAGGTTCACGTCGTTCTCGTACTCGACGGGCATCGGCAGGGCGCCGGCCAGCTCGTCCAGCAGCGTGGGGGAGTGCCAGCCGGGCAGGTGCGAGGCGTACCGCAGGCGTCCGGTGGACGGGTCGAAGGCGCCCGGTGTACCGATGACGACGCGGTGCACGTCGCCGCGCGCCAGTCCGGCGGCCTTCACGGCTCCCTCCAGCGCGTCGGTCACCCGGGTCACCACGCTGTCCGCCGACCGGCGTCCCGGTGTGGGCAGTTCGAACCGGCCGACGGTGGCGCCGGTGATGTCCGCGACGGCGGCGAGGATGCGCTGCGGGTTCACGTCCAGCCCGGCGGCGTGGGCGGCGCCCGCGTTCACCGCGTACAGCTGCGCGTTGGGCCCGGGACGCCCCTCCGTGGTGCCGGTGGCGACGACGAGACCGGCCGCCTCCAGACGGGCCAGCAGCTGGGAGGCCGTGGGCTTGGAGAGACCGGTCAGTTTGCCGATCCGGGTACGGGAGAGGGTGCCGTGCGCCAGCAGCAGATCCAGCGCGGCACGGTCGTTCATCGCGCGCAGAACGCGTGGTGTGCCCGGGGACGGCGTGGACGGATCGCTCACGACGTGTGCACCTGCCCTTCGGCGACTGCTCTCCCGGTGTCGTGTTCGCGACACTGTTAGGAAAGTTTCCTATTTGATGGGAGGAAAGTAGGCCGCACGTCAGGGAGCAGTCAATACCCGTTCACGGACAGCGCCCCCGAGGCAACCAAAGCGTTACCTGCGGGGGCGCGTGTGCGAAGCGTTTTCGACCCGATGCCTTCCGCCGTGGCCGGACGGCGGGCCCTACTTCGTCAGATTGGGGTTCGGCGACTGCGGTGGTATCGGCGACGCCGCGAGGGACTGCGGGGACGTGGGACTCGCCAGGGCCGACGGCGCCGCCACACCGGCCGACGGGTCGGCCGCGGCCGCCTCCGTGCCCGCCAGGGGCAGCCCGCCGACGATCTGGATGTCCGCCGCGTCGAACGCCCGCTTGATACGCCAGCGCAGCTCGCGCTCCACGCCCAGCGCCTTGCCCGGCATCGTCTTCGCGCTCACCCGCACCGTCATCGATTCGAGCAGCACGGAGTCCAGGCCGAGGATCTCGACCGGGCCCCACAGGCGCTCGGCCCAGGGGTCCTCCTTCGCCATCTTCTCCGCGACGGCGGTGATGACCTCGTGGACCCGGTCCAGGTCCTCGGTCGGCCGGACCGTCACATCGACACCCGCCGTGGCCCAGCCCTGGCTGAGGTTGCCGATCCGCTTCACCTCGCCGTTGCGGACGTACCAGATCTCGCCGTCGTCCCCGCGCAGCTTGGTCACCCGCAGGCCGACCTCGATGACCTCGCCGGACGCGACGCCGGCGTCGATGGTGTCGCCCACGCCGTACTGGTCCTCCAGGATCATGAAGACGCCGGAGAGGAAGTCGGTGACGAGATTGCGCGCGCCGAAGCCCAGGGCCACACCGGCGACACCCGCCGACGCGAGCAGCGGGGCCAGATTGATGTTCAGCGCCCCCAGCGCCATCAGCGCCGCCGTACCGAGGATCACGAACGACGTCACCGACCGGAGCACCGATCCGATGGCCTCCGAACGCTGACGGCGCCGCTCCGCGTTCACCAGGAGGCCGCCGAGCGCGGTGCCCTCGACCGCCGTGGCGCTGCGGTTCATCCTGGCTATCAGCTTGGTGATGGTGCGCCGCAGCACATGGCGCAGGACGAGCGCGATCACCACGATCAGCAGGATGCGCAGACCGACACTGAGCCAGGTGGACCAGTTCTGCTCCACCCAGCCGGCGGCGTCGTTGGCGCGTTCCGCCGCCTCGTCGAAGGTGGCGGGCCCTGACGACGGGTCCGGGGCCGGCGCGGCGGACAGGGACACGGCGGGAAC
This window of the Streptomyces niveus genome carries:
- a CDS encoding ABC transporter substrate-binding protein yields the protein MPRNRRLTASAVAVAALSVLTAACTGQSGNSASDDPDAKTTITFWHGWSAPSEVKAIKDNIGRFEDAHPNIKVNVVGNINDDKLNQALRAGGSKGPDVVSSFTTSNVGKFCSSGAFADLAPFIKKDKIDLAKTFPKVLLQYTEFEGDRCALPLLSDAYGLYYNKDAFKEAGITAPPKTMSELATVAKKLTKPKGDSYERVGMMPTYHGYETVVDHYMSSWDHAYFDENGKSNIAKDPAFAEMFTYQKKLVEDLGGFGKLEKFRSTFGDEWGAKHPFHTGQVAMQLDGEWRLGMAEDAGADFEIGVAPMPVADDEADSYGKGFLSGTIMGIAPQSKKQNAAWELVKYMTTDTKAVVEFANGIRNVPSTLAALKSPDLEFDPRFKTFLDIAQHPQSSTPDGAINGATYQTTLQDFGYQYEKGAVKDLQKGLEETAKQIDRDIEQAK
- a CDS encoding ROK family transcriptional regulator; the encoded protein is MNDRAALDLLLAHGTLSRTRIGKLTGLSKPTASQLLARLEAAGLVVATGTTEGRPGPNAQLYAVNAGAAHAAGLDVNPQRILAAVADITGATVGRFELPTPGRRSADSVVTRVTDALEGAVKAAGLARGDVHRVVIGTPGAFDPSTGRLRYASHLPGWHSPTLLDELAGALPMPVEYENDVNLAAVAEQRLGAARGHDDFVLLWNQEGLGASLVIGGRLHRGFTGGAGEVGFLPVPGTPLVRQVVKANSGGFQELAGAQSVPRLARGLGIETPEQPYADVAAALLTKAAAGHEEDPRLAELLRLFAQRLATGLASVTAVLDPELIVLAGGVTAAGGEPLRALVQAELAELAASRPRLVVGEVREHPVLRGALESALATTRDEVFDTSR
- a CDS encoding mechanosensitive ion channel family protein; protein product: MSLSAAPAPDPSSGPATFDEAAERANDAAGWVEQNWSTWLSVGLRILLIVVIALVLRHVLRRTITKLIARMNRSATAVEGTALGGLLVNAERRRQRSEAIGSVLRSVTSFVILGTAALMALGALNINLAPLLASAGVAGVALGFGARNLVTDFLSGVFMILEDQYGVGDTIDAGVASGEVIEVGLRVTKLRGDDGEIWYVRNGEVKRIGNLSQGWATAGVDVTVRPTEDLDRVHEVITAVAEKMAKEDPWAERLWGPVEILGLDSVLLESMTVRVSAKTMPGKALGVERELRWRIKRAFDAADIQIVGGLPLAGTEAAAADPSAGVAAPSALASPTSPQSLAASPIPPQSPNPNLTK